ctttgggctacccggaaaaaccatatctacatctatgttgtcactaagtggggtagctaccgacaaagggcattctaaggttgtagggtttctacccaacctcatggcaaacacaggggagacaaatgagtgcgtagcacccggatctatcaaaacacgagcctcataagaacagaccagaagaatacctgccacaactgcatttgaagcttgagcatcctggtgggtcagggtgaaaactcgagcttgacccctaccctgagtggcagaaccctgatactgacttctacctcctgatctgcctccaaatccacgtcccccttgtcctcggccctgttggccactgaactgactgcctgccatgttggaagtacccggatacaactggcgaggaacatttgcaacagaaccctgtgaccccatctgtggctcgctgaacacggggcattccctagcaaagtgacctggttggccacacctgaagcatactcctgaacccatcaaacaaggtcctgaatgtcctcttccacactgtgcacaaggtgccaaagaggatcctgaaccagagc
The Hevea brasiliensis isolate MT/VB/25A 57/8 chromosome 15, ASM3005281v1, whole genome shotgun sequence genome window above contains:
- the LOC131173756 gene encoding uncharacterized protein LOC131173756, with protein sequence MGTTDSGGQTTYRGRSRNKRSGFRHKSRGFRPGYGSSSGNSSGYGSSGSGSGSSLAPCAQCGRGHSGPCLMGSGVCFRCGQPGHFARECPVFSEPQMGSQGSVANVPRQLYPGTSNMAGSQFSGQQGRGQGGRGFGGRSGGRSQYQGSATQGRGQARVFTLTHQDAQASNAVVAGILDSRKFDS